The following is a genomic window from Aquificota bacterium.
GGTGCCAGAACCTCTTTTGCCCCTTATGGGCCTTTCCTCTCCTCTATGAGGAAAATAGTCTGCCACAATTGCATACCTTCCCGTTTTGCAATAGCCCAGCTCACCTTCCAGCCTGTTTACTCCGCACCTGTGAGGGCACACTTTACAGCTTTTTAGCATATCAAGGGCCTTTTCTATCCTCTCTTGCCAGTCCTTTTCTGTAAGGTTTAGGTAAGATGTGTATAGCATGCCTTAGCTATAATCCACCTTTATGCTTCCAAGGATGTTTTTAAAGTCCTTCCATTGTATGGCAGGCCAGGTTTCTGTGGTGGCATGTCCAAAGGACCTTATAATCATGGCAACCTTTGCTGCCTCTTCATCGCTTGGTGCCTCAAATATATCCAGATAGTCATAAGGGCCAAAGACCACAAGGTTCATAAGCCACTTAACATTGGGGCAGTTTTCCTCAATAAGCTTTTCT
Proteins encoded in this region:
- a CDS encoding GYD domain-containing protein, which encodes MGIYVMLTKISPYAVKNLEKLKEIEQHAEKLIEENCPNVKWLMNLVVFGPYDYLDIFEAPSDEEAAKVAMIIRSFGHATTETWPAIQWKDFKNILGSIKVDYS